The following coding sequences lie in one Paracidovorax avenae genomic window:
- a CDS encoding VOC family protein: MPKTPLITGLDHVVLTVASIPRTIAFYQQALGFESREFKHGRYALHFGRQKINLHEVGTVVDPNVRHATPGSADLCFLTTSPLDEVIAHLTHVGVGIVEGPVNATGACARLRSIYFYDPDENLIEVANEVADGVVG, translated from the coding sequence ATGCCCAAAACGCCCCTGATCACCGGTCTCGACCATGTTGTGCTTACGGTCGCGAGCATCCCGCGCACCATCGCGTTCTACCAGCAGGCTCTCGGCTTCGAGTCTCGGGAGTTCAAGCATGGCAGGTATGCGCTGCACTTCGGACGACAAAAGATCAATCTGCATGAGGTGGGTACGGTGGTGGACCCGAACGTACGCCATGCAACTCCCGGATCGGCTGACCTGTGCTTTCTGACCACATCCCCGCTCGACGAAGTCATTGCCCATTTGACCCATGTGGGAGTGGGCATCGTGGAAGGCCCGGTGAACGCCACAGGCGCCTGCGCCCGGCTGCGGTCGATCTACTTCTACGACCCCGATGAGAACTTGATCGAAGTGGCCAACGAAGTCGCCGATGGAGTGGTGGGGTAG
- a CDS encoding TetR/AcrR family transcriptional regulator: MPSHPITPDTGRAIKRRLPKEARQRQLLDVAWSIVRSEGSDALTLGYLAERAGVTKPVVYDHFGTRNGLLAALYEEYDGRQHALLDEALAACARTLPAVAQVIAASYVGCVMTMGREMPGVSAALTGSPELEALKKEHETLFMDKCRRALAPFAKKPLKPAAMRAMLGVAEAVSFAALEGEVDPADAQNEIYDAIERITRRG; this comes from the coding sequence ATGCCAAGCCATCCGATCACGCCGGACACGGGCCGTGCGATCAAGCGGCGCCTGCCCAAGGAAGCCCGGCAGCGCCAGTTGCTGGATGTCGCGTGGTCCATTGTTCGCAGCGAGGGCAGCGATGCGCTCACGCTGGGCTATCTGGCCGAGCGCGCGGGCGTGACCAAGCCCGTCGTCTATGACCATTTCGGGACGCGCAACGGTTTGCTGGCCGCGCTCTACGAGGAGTACGACGGCAGGCAACACGCACTGCTGGACGAGGCCCTCGCGGCCTGCGCCAGGACACTTCCCGCGGTCGCCCAGGTCATCGCCGCGAGCTACGTCGGCTGCGTCATGACCATGGGCCGGGAGATGCCGGGAGTGAGCGCGGCGCTGACGGGCTCACCGGAACTGGAGGCCTTGAAGAAGGAGCATGAAACCCTCTTCATGGACAAGTGCCGCCGCGCGCTCGCGCCTTTTGCGAAGAAGCCCCTGAAGCCGGCAGCCATGCGCGCCATGCTGGGGGTGGCCGAAGCGGTGTCCTTCGCGGCGCTGGAGGGGGAGGTGGACCCGGCGGACGCGCAGAACGAGATCTACGACGCGATCGAGCGGATCACGCGCAGGGGTTGA
- a CDS encoding aminotransferase class III-fold pyridoxal phosphate-dependent enzyme, producing MSSAPHSCAPDDTAFWLPFTAQRQFQQQPMLFTAAHGMHYTASDGRQVLDAMAGLWCCNAGHGQPRITEAIREAAGRMDFVSSFKMSHPAAFTLARRIADLAPEGMDHVFFTNSGSEAVDTALKIARAYHQARGDARRTLLVGRAKGYHGMGFGGLSVAGLGRHKRDFGPLLPDTAHLPLPYDADARFSRGLPATGAHYADALEQLFVVHDPATIAAVIVEPVTGSGGVYPPPVGYLQRLRELCTQHGILLIFDEVITGFSRVGAPFAAQAFGVTPDLMSCAKGMTNGAVPMGGVIVGNSVYEAFMQGSANGIELFHGYTYSAHPLACAAGLATLDVHEELGLAARVHAIAPVWQAALHGLRDAPHVVDVRNIGLLGAVELAPRADAAGARGQAVHLACFEAGVLLRNSGDTLVLSPPLVISEAQIGEMAGSIRTALQSIS from the coding sequence ATGAGCTCTGCCCCGCACTCCTGCGCACCCGACGACACCGCCTTCTGGCTTCCCTTCACCGCCCAGCGCCAGTTCCAGCAGCAGCCCATGCTGTTCACCGCTGCACACGGCATGCACTACACCGCCAGCGACGGCCGCCAGGTGCTGGACGCCATGGCGGGCCTGTGGTGCTGCAATGCGGGCCACGGGCAGCCGCGCATCACCGAGGCGATCCGCGAGGCGGCGGGCCGCATGGACTTCGTGTCGTCGTTCAAGATGAGCCACCCGGCCGCCTTCACGCTGGCCCGGCGCATTGCCGATCTGGCGCCCGAGGGCATGGACCATGTCTTCTTCACCAACTCGGGTTCGGAGGCGGTGGACACGGCGCTCAAGATCGCCCGCGCATACCACCAGGCGCGCGGCGACGCGCGCCGCACCCTGCTGGTGGGCCGCGCCAAGGGCTACCACGGCATGGGATTCGGCGGCCTCTCGGTGGCAGGCCTCGGGCGCCACAAGCGCGATTTCGGCCCGCTGCTGCCCGACACCGCCCACCTGCCCCTGCCCTACGATGCCGACGCCCGCTTCTCGCGCGGCCTGCCCGCCACGGGCGCGCACTACGCCGATGCACTGGAGCAGCTGTTCGTGGTGCACGACCCGGCCACCATCGCGGCGGTGATCGTCGAGCCCGTCACCGGCTCGGGCGGCGTGTACCCGCCGCCCGTGGGTTACCTGCAGCGCCTGCGCGAGCTGTGCACGCAGCACGGCATCCTGCTGATCTTCGACGAGGTGATCACCGGCTTCTCGCGCGTGGGCGCGCCGTTCGCGGCCCAGGCCTTCGGCGTCACGCCCGACCTGATGTCCTGCGCCAAGGGCATGACCAACGGGGCCGTGCCCATGGGCGGGGTGATCGTGGGCAACAGCGTGTACGAGGCCTTCATGCAGGGGTCGGCCAATGGAATCGAGCTGTTCCACGGCTACACCTACTCGGCCCACCCGCTGGCCTGCGCAGCCGGCCTGGCCACGCTGGACGTGCACGAAGAGCTGGGCCTGGCCGCGCGCGTGCATGCCATCGCCCCGGTATGGCAGGCCGCGTTGCATGGCCTGCGCGATGCCCCGCACGTGGTGGACGTGCGCAACATCGGCCTGCTGGGCGCCGTGGAACTGGCGCCGCGTGCGGATGCCGCAGGCGCGCGCGGCCAGGCCGTGCACCTGGCCTGCTTCGAGGCCGGCGTGCTGTTGCGCAACTCGGGCGATACGCTGGTGCTTTCGCCTCCGCTGGTGATCAGCGAGGCGCAGATCGGCGAGATGGCCGGCAGCATCCGCACGGCCCTGCAGAGCATCTCCTGA
- a CDS encoding NAD(P)H-dependent oxidoreductase, translating into MHALIVASHPDPRSLTHAVAHAFAQGVEETGQHTTELADLAAEGFQPAFNPADRAAFLSKDSVPPDVQREQERIDRSDALVLVYPVYWWSFPGQLKGWIDRVFSNGWAYLETPEGSIEKRLGRLAVHLLGIGAADEGTYARHGYDKALRTQIDHGIFDYCGARVVTSTILYGIDSASAASHIATARERGRNAFAPQGAGGGPRNSP; encoded by the coding sequence ATGCACGCCCTCATCGTCGCCAGTCACCCCGATCCCCGTTCGCTCACCCACGCTGTCGCGCACGCGTTCGCGCAAGGCGTTGAAGAGACTGGCCAGCACACCACGGAGCTGGCAGACCTGGCGGCAGAGGGGTTCCAGCCCGCATTCAATCCGGCGGACCGGGCTGCGTTCCTGTCGAAGGACTCCGTTCCGCCCGACGTGCAGCGCGAACAGGAGCGCATCGACCGGTCCGATGCGCTGGTGCTGGTCTACCCGGTCTACTGGTGGTCGTTCCCAGGGCAGCTCAAGGGTTGGATCGACCGGGTTTTCTCCAACGGATGGGCCTACTTGGAAACGCCGGAAGGCTCCATCGAGAAGCGGCTCGGGCGCCTTGCGGTCCACCTGCTCGGGATCGGCGCCGCCGACGAGGGAACGTATGCGCGGCACGGCTACGACAAGGCGCTGCGCACCCAGATCGACCACGGCATCTTCGATTACTGCGGAGCCAGGGTGGTCACTTCCACGATCCTGTATGGCATCGACAGCGCGAGCGCTGCATCCCACATCGCCACGGCGCGTGAACGGGGTCGCAACGCGTTCGCGCCGCAAGGCGCAGGTGGCGGTCCCAGGAACTCGCCCTGA